In the genome of Photobacterium sp. TLY01, one region contains:
- a CDS encoding glycine cleavage system protein R: MKHLVITVIGQDRPGLVGALSDTVYQHKGNWLGSSMSKLAGQFAGILQVDIPEDSVKPLRQAMAKLSGLNIHIAEDTQLTAPPAQLQQLTVTGNDRSGIVKEVTTRLGELGINIHKLKTDTHSAPNWGYPIFTAWFSLEIPAELAISTVQQQLESLADDLTIDFEEPESSEAH, encoded by the coding sequence GGCATTATCAGATACTGTGTATCAGCATAAAGGTAACTGGCTGGGCAGCAGTATGAGCAAACTGGCCGGGCAGTTTGCCGGTATTCTTCAGGTGGATATCCCTGAAGACTCTGTCAAACCGCTACGCCAGGCCATGGCGAAGCTCAGTGGTCTGAACATTCACATTGCCGAAGACACCCAGCTCACGGCGCCTCCCGCTCAGTTGCAACAGTTGACGGTCACAGGCAACGACCGCTCAGGGATCGTCAAAGAAGTCACCACACGTCTTGGTGAACTGGGTATCAATATTCACAAACTCAAAACCGATACCCACAGCGCACCCAACTGGGGCTACCCCATCTTCACGGCCTGGTTTTCGCTTGAAATCCCGGCAGAGCTGGCCATCTCGACCGTACAGCAACAGCTGGAAAGTCTGGCCGATGATTTAACGATCGATTTTGAAGAACCGGAAAGTAGTGAAGCACACTAA
- the ppk1 gene encoding polyphosphate kinase 1, protein MSTEPLYIDKELSWLSFNERVLQEAADKSVPLIERVRFLGIFSSNTDEFYKVRFADVKRRILITQQQSDDTNAKHLLSKIQSRVLKMNQDFDTLYNEILLEMARRHIFLINEQQVDDNQVEWLKRYFRHTILPHVTPILLTEDIDLLQFLKDEYTYLAIDMKQGDSNQYALLEIPTDQLPRFIKVPESKGKNRKTLILLDNIIRLCLDDIFKAFFDYDSLAAYSMKMTRDAEYDLSQEVDHGILELMSEGLSQRLTAMPVRFVYQRDMPGELIEKLCGLLKVSSYDSIIPGGRYHNFKDFISFPNIGRSYLENKPLPALDSYHFVSARNAFEAIKAQDILLYYPYHKFNHMTEFVRQAAFDPKVRSIHINIYRVAKNSRIIDSMIDAANNGKQVTVVVELQARFDEEANIEWARRLTESGVRVVFSVPGLKIHSKLCLITRQEDDVIVRYAHIGTGNFHEKTARIYTDFSLFTADPELTNEVRQVFSFIQNPYRPVKFNQLIVSPRNCRSRLYELIDREIANAKQKLPAAITLKVNNLVDKGLINRLYQASSAGVRIDMIIRGMCSLVPGIPGISDNIRAISIVDRFLEHPRVMVFENNGEPEVFISSADWMTRNIDNRIEVGCPIRQPELRQKIIDILNIQFSDTVKARILDKSMSNNYVPRGNKRKIRSQIAIYDYLKQSEKKMQKQASQKAEAMASEENNENAA, encoded by the coding sequence ATGAGTACTGAACCGCTGTATATCGACAAAGAACTGAGCTGGCTGTCTTTTAATGAACGTGTCCTCCAGGAAGCGGCGGACAAATCAGTCCCCTTGATTGAACGTGTCCGTTTCCTGGGTATTTTTTCCAGCAATACCGACGAGTTTTACAAAGTCCGTTTTGCCGATGTCAAACGACGCATTCTGATCACCCAGCAGCAGAGTGACGACACCAATGCCAAGCACCTGTTGAGCAAGATCCAAAGCCGTGTTCTGAAAATGAACCAGGATTTCGATACCCTGTACAACGAGATTCTGCTGGAAATGGCCCGCCGTCATATTTTCCTGATCAACGAGCAGCAAGTCGATGACAATCAGGTAGAGTGGCTGAAGCGCTATTTTCGTCACACCATTTTGCCTCACGTAACACCGATTTTACTGACGGAAGACATTGATCTGCTGCAGTTTCTCAAAGATGAATATACCTATCTGGCGATCGACATGAAGCAGGGCGACAGCAATCAATACGCCTTGCTGGAAATTCCGACCGATCAGTTACCCCGCTTTATTAAAGTGCCTGAATCCAAAGGTAAAAACAGAAAAACGCTGATCTTGTTAGATAATATTATCCGCCTGTGTCTGGATGATATCTTCAAGGCTTTTTTCGATTATGACAGTCTGGCTGCCTACTCGATGAAAATGACCCGCGATGCCGAGTATGATCTCAGTCAGGAAGTTGACCACGGTATTCTGGAGCTGATGTCTGAGGGGCTGAGTCAGCGCCTGACGGCCATGCCGGTCCGCTTTGTCTACCAGCGGGATATGCCGGGAGAGCTGATCGAAAAGCTGTGCGGTTTGCTGAAAGTGTCCAGCTACGACAGCATCATTCCCGGCGGCCGCTATCACAACTTCAAAGATTTCATCAGCTTCCCGAATATTGGCCGCAGCTACCTGGAAAACAAACCTTTGCCGGCACTGGACAGCTACCATTTTGTCAGCGCCAGAAACGCGTTTGAAGCCATCAAGGCGCAGGATATCCTGCTCTACTACCCGTACCACAAATTCAACCACATGACAGAATTTGTCCGCCAGGCCGCGTTCGATCCGAAAGTCCGCAGCATCCATATCAATATTTACCGGGTCGCCAAAAACTCGCGCATTATTGATTCGATGATAGATGCCGCCAACAACGGCAAACAGGTCACTGTGGTGGTTGAGCTGCAGGCGCGGTTTGACGAAGAAGCCAATATTGAATGGGCCAGACGCCTGACCGAATCCGGTGTGCGTGTCGTGTTCAGTGTCCCCGGGCTGAAAATTCACTCGAAGCTGTGCCTGATCACGCGCCAGGAAGACGATGTCATCGTCCGCTATGCCCACATAGGTACAGGCAACTTCCATGAAAAAACCGCCCGGATTTATACCGATTTCTCACTGTTCACTGCCGATCCTGAGCTGACCAACGAAGTGCGTCAGGTGTTTAGCTTTATTCAGAACCCCTACCGGCCGGTAAAATTCAATCAGTTAATTGTCTCACCACGCAACTGTCGCAGCCGTTTGTATGAACTCATCGACAGAGAAATTGCCAATGCCAAGCAAAAACTGCCGGCAGCCATTACACTCAAGGTAAACAATCTGGTGGATAAGGGGCTGATTAACCGTCTTTATCAGGCCAGCAGCGCCGGTGTCCGCATTGATATGATCATCCGTGGTATGTGTTCTCTGGTGCCGGGTATTCCCGGGATCAGCGACAATATCCGGGCTATCAGTATCGTGGACAGATTCCTGGAGCACCCCAGAGTCATGGTGTTCGAGAATAATGGCGAGCCTGAGGTGTTCATCTCATCCGCAGACTGGATGACACGCAATATCGACAACCGGATTGAAGTCGGCTGCCCGATCAGGCAACCTGAACTGAGGCAGAAAATCATCGATATCCTGAACATTCAGTTTTCAGATACGGTCAAAGCCAGAATTCTGGATAAGTCGATGAGCAACAATTATGTGCCACGCGGCAACAAACGAAAGATCAGATCGCAAATTGCCATCTACGACTATCTGAAACAGTCTGAAAAAAAGATGCAAAAACAAGCCAGCCAGAAGGCTGAAGCCATGGCCTCCGAAGAGAATAATGAAAACGCAGCATGA
- the ppx gene encoding exopolyphosphatase → MIEIERPREIAAIDMGSNSFHMVVARVVGHSLQIVSRHKQRVHLADGLNDNMDLDQAAIQRGLSCLAMFAERLQGFAPENVRIAATYTLRQARNAHVFLKRAERVLPYPIEIIPGTEEARLIYLGVAHTQHEPGRKLVVDIGGGSTELVIGEGFEPRLQYSKHMGCVSYNQHFFPNGKISAKAMTKAQMAALQKMESIASKYRKMGWDTAIGSSGTIKAIREVIIAQGHSDGVITQERLDEVVKQVSACKQSAELNLPGLTEDRKPVFAAGVAILSAVFSALKIDTMIFSDGALREGLLYEMEDRFRHSDIRSRTAIAMAEQYNVDIDQATRVRNTAEHLYSQIADPSASHTPELASLLSWGALLHEVGLSISYPGFHRHSAYLLRHSTMPGFNLEQQTVLATLVRYQRKSLKLDEMPELTIYNRKHIYPMIRALRLAVALHGQRSDEPLPTLTLSADKEKWQLSLPDGWQSTNRLLAADLAKERDYWQKTGWELSISPEEESE, encoded by the coding sequence ATGATAGAAATTGAGCGTCCCCGAGAAATCGCAGCAATCGATATGGGCTCAAACAGCTTCCATATGGTAGTCGCCCGTGTCGTCGGCCATAGCCTGCAGATTGTCAGCCGGCATAAACAGCGGGTTCATCTGGCTGATGGACTCAACGACAATATGGATCTGGATCAGGCCGCCATTCAGCGCGGCCTGAGTTGTCTGGCCATGTTTGCCGAGCGCTTGCAGGGCTTTGCGCCGGAAAATGTCCGTATCGCGGCAACCTATACCCTCAGACAAGCCAGAAATGCCCATGTTTTTCTGAAACGGGCTGAACGTGTCCTGCCCTATCCGATCGAAATCATTCCCGGTACAGAAGAAGCCCGCCTGATTTATCTGGGCGTTGCTCACACCCAGCACGAGCCGGGCCGAAAACTGGTGGTTGATATTGGCGGCGGCAGTACCGAGCTGGTGATCGGCGAAGGGTTTGAGCCCAGGCTGCAATACAGCAAACACATGGGCTGCGTGAGCTATAACCAGCACTTTTTTCCCAACGGAAAGATTTCCGCCAAAGCCATGACCAAAGCCCAGATGGCAGCGCTGCAGAAAATGGAAAGTATCGCCAGCAAGTATCGCAAAATGGGCTGGGACACAGCCATTGGCTCCTCAGGAACCATTAAAGCGATCCGGGAAGTGATCATCGCCCAGGGCCATAGCGACGGCGTGATCACCCAAGAACGGCTGGACGAGGTCGTCAAACAGGTTTCCGCCTGCAAGCAAAGCGCTGAGCTGAACCTGCCCGGGCTGACCGAGGATCGCAAACCGGTTTTTGCGGCAGGTGTCGCCATCCTGAGTGCCGTCTTCAGTGCACTGAAAATTGACACCATGATCTTTTCGGATGGAGCACTGCGTGAAGGCTTGCTGTATGAAATGGAAGACAGATTCCGTCACAGTGATATCCGCAGCCGGACAGCCATCGCGATGGCAGAGCAATACAATGTCGATATTGATCAGGCCACCCGGGTCAGAAACACGGCTGAACACTTGTACAGCCAGATTGCTGACCCGTCTGCCAGCCACACCCCAGAGCTGGCATCGCTGCTCAGCTGGGGCGCATTGCTGCATGAAGTCGGACTGAGTATCAGCTATCCCGGTTTTCACCGCCATTCCGCGTATCTGCTGCGCCACAGCACGATGCCGGGCTTCAACCTTGAGCAGCAGACCGTACTGGCTACTTTAGTGCGCTATCAGCGCAAGTCACTCAAGCTTGATGAAATGCCGGAGCTGACCATTTACAACCGCAAGCACATCTATCCCATGATCCGCGCCCTGCGATTGGCTGTTGCCCTGCACGGCCAGCGATCTGATGAACCGCTGCCAACACTGACTCTGAGCGCTGATAAAGAAAAATGGCAACTCAGCCTGCCCGATGGCTGGCAGAGCACGAACCGTTTACTGGCCGCCGATCTGGCAAAAGAACGGGATTACTGGCAAAAAACCGGCTGGGAGTTGTCGATTTCACCAGAGGAAGAAAGTGAGTAA
- a CDS encoding PstS family phosphate ABC transporter substrate-binding protein, with product MSLLSGGPVLAQDAPVPAPYHNVDGVAGVLTSVGSDTFANLMTYWSEAFMQRYPNVNIQVQAAGSSTAPTALIEATAQLGPMSRPMKSREMTAFEQNYGYKPTAVRVAIDALAVFVHEDNPLQGLRYRELDAVFSRTLRCGANTPITHWGQLGLTGRWAQRDIQRFGRNSVSGTYGYFKQKALCNGDFRNDVNEQPGSASVVQSVSTSLNAIGYSGIGYRTSGIRALPIAQGDGPFIAATKANAANGSYPLARYLLIYVNKAPGKPLPKLDAEFLRFILSNDGQQMVDKDGYVPLPAAVIARELAALGLTDAESVSVSESFQ from the coding sequence ATGAGTCTGCTGAGTGGCGGCCCTGTGCTGGCGCAAGATGCACCGGTTCCTGCGCCTTATCACAATGTTGATGGTGTGGCCGGTGTGCTGACATCTGTCGGGTCTGACACCTTTGCCAACCTGATGACCTACTGGTCGGAAGCGTTTATGCAGCGCTATCCCAATGTCAACATTCAGGTGCAGGCAGCGGGCTCATCCACTGCACCAACCGCGTTGATTGAAGCCACAGCCCAGCTTGGCCCGATGAGCCGCCCGATGAAGAGTCGGGAAATGACAGCGTTTGAGCAGAATTATGGTTATAAGCCCACGGCAGTCCGGGTTGCGATTGATGCGCTGGCTGTTTTTGTCCATGAAGACAATCCCTTACAGGGGCTGCGTTACCGGGAGCTGGACGCAGTGTTCTCCCGGACGCTGCGTTGTGGAGCCAATACGCCTATCACGCATTGGGGGCAACTGGGGCTGACCGGCCGCTGGGCGCAGCGTGATATTCAGCGATTTGGCCGTAACTCCGTCTCCGGGACTTATGGGTATTTCAAGCAAAAAGCCTTGTGCAACGGTGATTTTCGCAATGATGTTAACGAGCAGCCGGGTTCGGCGTCCGTGGTACAGTCAGTGTCGACTTCGCTCAATGCTATCGGGTATTCGGGGATCGGTTACCGGACCTCAGGGATCCGGGCATTGCCGATTGCTCAGGGTGATGGCCCGTTTATTGCGGCCACCAAAGCCAATGCTGCCAACGGCAGTTACCCGTTAGCGCGTTACCTGCTGATTTACGTCAATAAAGCCCCCGGCAAACCGCTGCCGAAACTGGATGCAGAATTTCTGCGCTTTATTTTATCCAATGACGGGCAGCAAATGGTGGATAAAGATGGTTATGTGCCTTTACCCGCTGCGGTGATCGCCCGCGAGCTGGCGGCGCTGGGGCTGACGGATGCTGAGTCAGTCTCTGTATCTGAAAGCTTTCAATGA
- the phoR gene encoding phosphate regulon sensor histidine kinase PhoR: protein MVERLSWKKLVRELAFFYFPWVILGLIFGYMPWFLLAASWILLGWHCHHQLKMSRWLWTDRSLTPPSGSGSWEPLFNGIYRLQQRNRRRRRELATLIRRFRNGAESLPDAVVVFRSEGNIVWCNKLAQNLLGLRWPDDAGQPVSNLLRSPDFVRYLARQDFEDPLEITSPLNYDRTLELRIMRYTEGEYLMVVRDISQLKQLEGMRRNFFANVSHELRTPMTVLQGYLEMSRDPDMLIGPMWEKAHGVMTEQLTRMNSLVEQLLTLSKIEAAPHLDLEDKVDVPAMLDVLEKEAISLSGDKNQIFEFEVDESLQVFGDAEQLRSAISNLVYNAVKHTPAECKVTVRWFLSPKGPRLEVTDTGSGIEPQHIHRLTERFYRVDKARSRETGGSGLGLAIVKHALSHHDTFLEIESVVDQGSTFSFTLPQRLIAKAA from the coding sequence ATGGTAGAACGCTTGTCATGGAAAAAGCTGGTCCGGGAACTGGCTTTTTTTTATTTCCCCTGGGTAATCCTCGGGCTGATTTTTGGGTATATGCCCTGGTTTTTGCTGGCAGCAAGCTGGATTCTGCTGGGCTGGCATTGCCATCATCAGTTGAAGATGTCCCGCTGGCTGTGGACGGATCGCAGCCTGACTCCGCCATCCGGCTCGGGCAGCTGGGAGCCGTTGTTTAACGGTATTTATCGCCTGCAGCAAAGAAATCGCCGCCGTCGCCGTGAACTGGCGACCCTGATCCGCCGCTTCCGCAATGGTGCAGAATCGCTGCCGGATGCGGTGGTGGTGTTTCGCAGCGAGGGGAATATCGTCTGGTGTAACAAACTGGCGCAAAATCTGCTGGGCCTTCGCTGGCCGGACGATGCGGGTCAACCGGTCAGTAACCTGCTGCGCAGTCCGGATTTTGTCCGTTATCTGGCCCGGCAGGATTTTGAAGATCCGCTGGAAATTACCTCGCCGCTCAATTACGACCGCACGCTGGAGCTGCGTATCATGCGCTACACCGAAGGTGAATACCTGATGGTGGTGCGCGATATTTCTCAGCTCAAGCAGCTGGAAGGCATGCGCCGCAACTTTTTTGCCAATGTCTCGCACGAACTGCGCACGCCGATGACTGTTCTGCAGGGCTATCTGGAAATGTCCCGGGATCCGGATATGTTGATCGGCCCGATGTGGGAAAAAGCCCACGGCGTGATGACAGAGCAGCTGACGCGTATGAATTCGCTGGTGGAGCAATTGCTGACCCTGTCCAAGATTGAAGCTGCGCCCCATCTGGATCTGGAAGATAAAGTCGATGTCCCCGCCATGCTGGATGTGCTCGAAAAAGAGGCCATTTCGCTCAGTGGCGATAAAAACCAGATCTTTGAATTTGAGGTCGATGAATCGCTGCAGGTCTTTGGCGATGCGGAGCAACTGCGCAGTGCGATTTCAAACCTGGTCTATAACGCAGTGAAGCATACACCGGCTGAGTGTAAGGTGACAGTACGCTGGTTCCTGTCACCGAAAGGTCCGCGGCTGGAAGTGACAGATACCGGCAGTGGTATTGAACCGCAGCATATCCACCGGCTGACCGAACGTTTCTACCGGGTGGATAAAGCGCGCTCGCGTGAAACGGGCGGCAGTGGTCTGGGGCTGGCGATCGTGAAGCATGCCCTGAGCCACCATGATACGTTTCTCGAAATTGAAAGCGTGGTCGATCAGGGCAGTACTTTCTCGTTTACACTGCCACAACGCCTGATTGCAAAGGCAGCCTGA
- the phoB gene encoding phosphate regulon transcriptional regulator PhoB: MVRRILVVEDEAPIREMLCFVLEQKGYQTIEAEDYDSALEKICEPFPELILLDWMLPGGSGINLIKHLKRDEVTRSIPVVMLTARGEEEDKVRGLEVGADDYITKPFSPKELMARLKAVMRRVSPTSLDDVIDVQGLKLDPVSHRVTSNDDPLDMGPTEFKMLHFFMTHQERVYSREQLLNNVWGTNVYVEDRTVDVHIRRLRKALECGGHDKMVQTVRGAGYRFSTRV; the protein is encoded by the coding sequence ATGGTTAGACGGATTCTAGTGGTTGAGGATGAAGCACCGATCCGCGAAATGCTGTGCTTTGTGCTGGAGCAAAAAGGGTATCAGACGATTGAAGCAGAAGATTATGACTCTGCGCTGGAAAAGATCTGTGAACCTTTTCCTGAACTGATCCTGCTCGACTGGATGTTGCCGGGCGGTTCGGGGATCAACCTGATTAAGCATCTTAAGCGCGATGAAGTGACCCGCAGTATTCCTGTGGTGATGCTGACGGCGCGCGGTGAGGAAGAAGATAAAGTACGCGGGCTGGAAGTGGGTGCGGATGATTACATCACCAAACCTTTCTCTCCCAAAGAGCTGATGGCCCGCCTCAAAGCCGTGATGCGCCGTGTGTCACCAACATCACTGGATGATGTGATCGACGTGCAGGGACTGAAGCTGGATCCGGTGTCGCACCGGGTGACCTCCAACGATGATCCGCTGGATATGGGGCCGACCGAGTTCAAGATGCTGCATTTCTTTATGACGCATCAGGAGCGGGTATACAGCCGTGAGCAACTGCTCAATAATGTCTGGGGCACCAATGTCTATGTCGAAGACAGGACGGTCGATGTGCATATTCGTCGCTTGCGCAAGGCACTGGAGTGCGGCGGACACGATAAAATGGTACAGACGGTACGTGGAGCCGGATACCGTTTTTCAACAAGGGTTTAG